From the Prochlorococcus sp. MIT 1223 genome, the window CATCAAATTTTTTCCACACTGCATTAATATTTTCCCATTCAAATCCTATTCCTGCTACTTTTTCTGATATAAACATAGTACCTGCTATACATGATTGAGAACGGTTTTTATGTTTGAGTTTTTCAGTAAATGGACTAGTTGAATGCTCTAGTAATTGTTCGGATGATTTAATTTGCTCCCAGCTTTTTGAGACTTCATCAATATTATTTATTTTCTTATTCCCGAATACATGTGGATGTCTACGGATTAATTTTTTTGTAATTCCTTTTATTACATCATTTAGGCAAAACCGATTCTCTTCTGAAGCAATTTCTGTATGAAACATTATTTGGAGAAGTAAATCGCCAAGTTCTTCAATTATGTGATCATCATTTTTTTCTCGAATTGCATCTACAACTTCGTAGGCTTCTTCTAGCACAAATGGTATCAAGGAGATATGAGTTTGCTCTACATCCCAGGGACATCCCTGATTAGGATCTCTAAGCTGAGAAATTACATTTCCGAGTTCATTTATTAGGCCTGCATCAA encodes:
- the mazG gene encoding nucleoside triphosphate pyrophosphohydrolase, which encodes MQKEKKGIDAGLINELGNVISQLRDPNQGCPWDVEQTHISLIPFVLEEAYEVVDAIREKNDDHIIEELGDLLLQIMFHTEIASEENRFCLNDVIKGITKKLIRRHPHVFGNKKINNIDEVSKSWEQIKSSEQLLEHSTSPFTEKLKHKNRSQSCIAGTMFISEKVAGIGFEWENINAVWKKFDEEMYEFKEEIKENNKTRIKEEFGDVLFTLINIARWYKINPEESLSSANRRFLERFSFMEKSFGSNLANKSTQELEEMWEKAKDSTREQTSLD